A single genomic interval of Psychroserpens sp. NJDZ02 harbors:
- a CDS encoding MFS transporter, with product MNNQNNKSALTTLVTVFFFWGFIAASNGVFIPFCKTYFNIDQFQSQLVDFAFFGAYYIGALLLFIISNTLRKDILNNWGYKNGIIYGLLLSAIGAFIMYPSTSGAEQGQTGVFYLILVALFIVGLGFSLQQTAANPFVIALGDPKTGSHRLNLAGGINSLGTTIGPIVVSFIIFGSTHWSTQELAQKINDNEITLITVQMLYLGVGLLFLVAAALFHFSKKLPALKSETAFEPANKAKNLLIVLTIIIMGCFGYIFSTYTGTETATENLEHTRLTLLIIALAAVVGALIFAYSSASKKPEGWGAMKYPQLVLGMLAIFTYVGVEVTVGSNLGELLKRAVGDTNLNTLGLPTLNDAQIAPFISLYWGGLMIGRWVGAITVFNPSKGLKKWLLIIVPYVALAVVLSANRLAGTIFSTNEILFFAICIAVQIGGFFLAKDNAVKTLKIFSLFGVLAMIIGLSTTGNVALFAFLSGGLFCSIMWPCIFTLSIAGLGKYTSQGSAFLIMMILGGAIIPPLQGKLADVFGIQPSYIVAALCFGYLLFYAFCTKTVLDKQGVTY from the coding sequence ATGAATAACCAAAACAACAAATCTGCTTTAACCACTTTAGTAACAGTCTTCTTTTTCTGGGGATTTATAGCAGCTTCAAACGGTGTCTTTATTCCGTTTTGTAAAACGTATTTTAATATTGATCAATTTCAATCTCAATTAGTAGACTTTGCTTTCTTTGGAGCCTATTATATTGGTGCTTTGTTGTTATTTATTATATCCAATACTTTAAGAAAAGACATTCTTAATAATTGGGGGTATAAAAACGGTATTATTTATGGCTTATTGTTATCTGCTATTGGTGCCTTTATCATGTATCCATCGACTTCTGGAGCAGAACAAGGTCAAACTGGTGTGTTTTATTTAATATTAGTCGCTTTATTTATTGTTGGTTTAGGATTTTCGTTACAACAAACCGCAGCAAACCCTTTTGTAATAGCTTTAGGTGATCCAAAAACAGGCTCGCACAGACTAAATTTAGCAGGAGGAATAAACTCCTTAGGAACTACAATTGGACCCATAGTTGTTAGTTTTATAATCTTTGGATCTACACATTGGTCTACTCAAGAATTAGCTCAAAAAATTAATGATAACGAGATTACATTAATCACCGTTCAAATGCTATATTTAGGTGTTGGTCTTTTATTTTTAGTAGCTGCTGCCCTATTTCATTTTTCAAAAAAATTACCCGCTTTAAAATCAGAGACTGCTTTTGAGCCGGCTAATAAAGCAAAAAACTTATTAATTGTATTAACCATAATAATTATGGGCTGTTTTGGCTATATTTTCAGCACCTATACAGGAACAGAGACCGCAACAGAAAACTTAGAACATACCAGACTAACCTTATTAATCATAGCTTTAGCTGCTGTAGTAGGCGCGCTAATATTCGCATACTCTAGCGCATCAAAAAAACCAGAAGGTTGGGGTGCCATGAAATACCCACAATTAGTATTGGGGATGTTGGCCATTTTTACTTACGTAGGTGTAGAAGTTACGGTTGGAAGTAATTTAGGCGAACTTTTAAAACGTGCAGTTGGAGACACCAATTTAAACACACTAGGATTACCAACATTAAATGATGCTCAAATAGCCCCTTTTATCTCATTATATTGGGGAGGATTAATGATTGGGCGTTGGGTAGGCGCCATTACAGTCTTTAACCCAAGTAAAGGATTAAAAAAATGGCTACTTATTATTGTGCCTTATGTCGCTTTAGCGGTAGTACTTTCTGCAAACAGACTTGCTGGAACTATATTTTCGACCAACGAAATATTGTTTTTTGCGATCTGTATAGCGGTGCAAATAGGAGGTTTCTTTTTAGCTAAAGATAATGCTGTAAAGACCTTAAAAATATTCAGTTTATTTGGGGTATTAGCCATGATTATTGGTTTATCAACTACTGGTAACGTCGCTTTATTTGCCTTTTTATCTGGCGGATTGTTCTGCTCTATCATGTGGCCATGTATATTTACTTTAAGTATTGCAGGTTTAGGAAAATACACCTCTCAAGGGTCTGCTTTTTTAATCATGATGATTTTAGGTGGTGCCATCATACCGCCATTGCAAGGTAAATTAGCTGATGTTTTTGGCATACAACCGTCTTATATTGTTGCAGCTTTATGTTTTGGATATTTACTTTTTTATGCTTTCTGTACAAAAACCGTTTTAGATAAACAAGGCGTAACATATTAA
- a CDS encoding metallophosphoesterase codes for MIRYLIIAIVYIVFTVYGYQAIKTVFKSAWVHYLFFGIAFLVAANVVYQFSSPGVGRVISGGRGYAIGFMLAYLSLNLVIVPLLIGEDLIRGFIGLYDRFFITRESFTIPSRRKFISQVALGLAAIPFSGLLYGMYKGRYNYKVLKYTLHFDDLPEAFDGYRLTHISDIHAGSFDNKEKINYAVDLVNEQKGDVILFTGDLVNNKASEMYDWKDTFSKLAAKDGVFSVLGNHDYGDYVEWDSAAAKKANLDELKSIQKDMGFDLLLNESRYIEKEGARLALIGVENWGKGGFKKSGDLDTASSNIGANDFKILMSHDPSHWDEKVIAHDCHYHLTLSGHTHGMQFGIEIPGWIKWSPIKWRYKHWAGIYKEKGQYINVNRGFGYLAYPGRVGIWPEITVIELKKGKQMA; via the coding sequence ATGATTCGTTATCTTATTATTGCCATTGTATATATAGTGTTTACAGTTTACGGTTATCAAGCTATAAAAACTGTATTTAAATCTGCATGGGTACATTACTTGTTTTTTGGTATCGCTTTTTTAGTCGCAGCTAATGTTGTTTATCAATTTTCTTCACCTGGTGTAGGTCGTGTTATTTCAGGCGGGCGTGGTTATGCTATTGGATTTATGTTAGCCTATTTGTCTTTAAACTTGGTGATTGTTCCGCTTTTAATTGGAGAGGATCTTATTCGTGGTTTTATTGGGTTGTATGATCGGTTTTTTATTACAAGAGAATCATTTACCATACCCTCAAGACGTAAATTTATTAGTCAAGTCGCTTTGGGATTGGCAGCCATACCATTTTCTGGTTTGCTTTACGGAATGTATAAAGGACGTTACAACTATAAGGTTTTAAAATACACACTACATTTTGATGATTTGCCTGAGGCGTTTGATGGTTATCGTTTGACACATATCAGTGACATCCATGCGGGAAGTTTCGATAATAAAGAAAAAATAAATTATGCAGTCGATTTGGTTAATGAGCAAAAAGGAGATGTGATTTTGTTTACTGGTGATTTAGTTAATAATAAGGCGTCCGAGATGTATGATTGGAAAGACACCTTTTCTAAATTAGCTGCTAAAGATGGTGTGTTTTCTGTTTTAGGAAACCATGATTATGGCGATTATGTTGAGTGGGATTCCGCAGCAGCGAAAAAAGCTAATTTAGACGAGTTAAAATCCATTCAGAAAGATATGGGCTTTGATTTATTATTAAATGAAAGTCGATATATTGAAAAAGAAGGAGCGCGTTTGGCTTTGATTGGTGTGGAAAATTGGGGGAAAGGTGGTTTTAAAAAGTCTGGAGATTTAGATACTGCATCGTCCAATATTGGTGCTAACGATTTTAAAATACTAATGTCTCATGATCCATCGCATTGGGATGAAAAAGTAATAGCGCATGATTGCCATTACCACTTAACGCTAAGTGGACATACACACGGTATGCAGTTTGGGATAGAAATCCCAGGATGGATTAAATGGAGTCCAATTAAATGGCGTTATAAACATTGGGCAGGAATCTATAAAGAAAAGGGGCAATACATTAACGTTAACAGAGGGTTTGGTTATTTAGCCTACCCAGGGCGTGTAGGAATTTGGCCAGAAATAACCGTAATAGAACTTAAAAAAGGGAAGCAAATGGCTTAA
- a CDS encoding thioredoxin family protein, producing the protein MSKFGELIDVEIPVLFDFFTEWNEPSKAMHAVLRDVAAALGDKAKVIKIDVEKNQELSEALRVKGLPTLIIYKNGEMKWRQSGEQDANTLIGIVQKFV; encoded by the coding sequence ATGTCAAAATTTGGAGAATTAATAGATGTCGAAATACCTGTACTGTTTGATTTTTTTACAGAATGGAATGAGCCGTCTAAAGCCATGCATGCAGTGTTACGTGATGTAGCAGCAGCACTTGGTGACAAAGCAAAAGTAATTAAGATAGATGTTGAGAAAAATCAAGAGCTATCAGAGGCATTGCGTGTCAAAGGTTTACCAACCTTAATTATTTATAAAAATGGTGAAATGAAATGGCGTCAAAGCGGAGAGCAAGACGCTAATACCTTAATTGGAATCGTTCAGAAATTTGTTTAA
- a CDS encoding polysaccharide deacetylase family protein: protein MPVFPAKTPKLIQRLFPKYIWKKASLDKTLYLTFDDGPTPEITQWTLDILAQYNAKATFFCIGENVTKYPDIFKAIAKAGHVIGNHTFNHLKGWQTNTEQYINNTLKAQQVIAPSTNGLFRPPFGKIKRSQAKQLLSKGYKIVMWSVLSYDWEVKVSQEKCLNNVINNASPGSIVVFHDSIKASRNMQYTLPKVLEYYSKKGYLFKSL from the coding sequence ATGCCTGTTTTTCCTGCAAAAACACCAAAATTAATCCAACGCCTTTTTCCAAAATACATTTGGAAAAAGGCGTCTTTGGATAAAACACTATACCTAACGTTTGATGATGGACCAACTCCAGAAATCACACAATGGACTTTAGATATCTTAGCACAATATAATGCTAAAGCCACCTTTTTCTGTATTGGAGAAAATGTAACAAAATACCCTGATATTTTTAAGGCAATTGCTAAAGCAGGACACGTTATTGGTAATCATACTTTTAACCATCTAAAAGGTTGGCAAACAAATACGGAACAGTATATCAATAACACATTAAAAGCGCAGCAAGTTATTGCTCCTAGTACTAATGGCCTATTCCGACCTCCATTTGGAAAAATTAAAAGAAGCCAAGCTAAACAATTACTTAGCAAAGGTTATAAAATTGTTATGTGGAGTGTATTGTCTTACGACTGGGAAGTTAAAGTCTCACAAGAAAAATGCTTAAACAATGTCATTAACAATGCTTCGCCAGGAAGTATTGTCGTGTTTCATGACAGCATAAAAGCATCAAGAAACATGCAATATACCTTACCTAAAGTTTTAGAGTATTACAGCAAAAAAGGCTATCTATTTAAATCACTTTAA
- a CDS encoding DUF2723 domain-containing protein, which produces MTSFNFRKWNLILSWFAFLIALIIYTLTVEPTVSYWDSGEYILTSSKLQVGHPPGAPLFQMLGAVFSVFALAPSQVGFLMNMMSAVSSAFAILFMFWTIVLLLKKIVGQPENLENGPKIAILGSAFVGSLAFAFTDSFWFNAVETEVYAMATLIMTVMFYLGLRWEADMHKPKGNRWLILIAFVVGLSFGIHFMGLLTIPAIGLIYYFKNYETITVKNFIIANVASVAVLLFVFKLMFPNVLRYFSILELFFVNQIGLPFNSGSIIAGILLIAAFYYGLKYTNTKKLYNYNTGILCLLFVLIGSSTWLMLPIRANANVVINENNPSSARELLAYYNLEQYPETHLFYGPLFTDQYTGLDENEPYVDDKPKYEKDEAAGKYIIVNNYKRAKQNYNHKQAAFLPRMWSGENAENYMLFTGFLDFNLKPEYQGENTLVQSVIDFKNDVAKGFVDYEDYHNFLKQYGQFVTIEKPSLASNISYLFEYQLGYMYWRYFMWNFTGRQDDLQGRYDQHGNWISGIKFIDEWHLGQSQDNLPSDVAQNKGRNTYYFFPLILGLFGLFFLFNKDKKTFWVTLVFFLFTGLAIQVYTNVRPFEPRERDYSVVGSFYVFAIWIGLGVYAIFDLLKKYVANSVLAPAVTLVCLLLVPTLMASQNWDDHDRSEKYTALAMAKKYLDSCGENGILFSIGDNDTFALWYAQEIENYRTDVRVVNTSLFQTDWYIDQMKRKAYKSDPIPSTLTHDKYKHGTREYLIKRLRSKDTLDIGTFMNFITSEDPKTKLKYALQQEGEDPSNYPEQYLNSNYFPVENIRVPVDKQSVLANGLVKAKDADLIEPYLDVTISSNAITKNRLLMLDIVASNNWERPIHFTGGAFSDEDYIWMKDYLQLDAMVYTLVPIKTPVARANPFDMGRLDTEFMYNKVVNWDWGNSGSDKIYHDTETRRNSITYRGNLARLIEQLINEEQLDKAEEIADIAMKNMPVNKYGFYTLLEPYISAYYEVNKQDKARQLFKDVASKYQESLKYYSTLTKDNQDNNFTEILTDIERYKALVDVLVQYDKSFAQEESKIFTNYLELFKQYYDNEPEVETNPIRTDKDLLQQLDTVLKSE; this is translated from the coding sequence ATGACGTCATTTAACTTTAGAAAATGGAACTTAATTCTTAGCTGGTTCGCTTTTTTAATTGCACTTATCATTTATACTCTTACCGTAGAGCCTACAGTAAGCTATTGGGATTCTGGTGAATATATATTAACTTCCTCCAAACTACAAGTAGGTCATCCACCTGGAGCACCCCTATTCCAAATGCTTGGAGCAGTATTTTCCGTATTTGCTTTAGCACCTTCTCAAGTCGGTTTTTTAATGAATATGATGAGTGCAGTCTCTAGTGCTTTCGCTATTTTATTTATGTTTTGGACCATTGTTTTATTACTAAAAAAAATAGTTGGTCAGCCAGAAAATCTTGAAAACGGTCCAAAAATAGCAATTTTAGGAAGTGCTTTTGTCGGAAGTTTAGCATTTGCCTTCACAGATTCGTTTTGGTTTAATGCTGTAGAAACGGAAGTTTACGCTATGGCAACCTTAATTATGACTGTTATGTTTTACTTAGGTTTACGTTGGGAAGCAGATATGCATAAACCTAAAGGTAACCGTTGGTTAATACTTATTGCGTTTGTTGTTGGTTTATCTTTTGGGATTCACTTTATGGGACTTTTAACCATTCCTGCTATTGGATTAATCTACTATTTTAAAAACTACGAGACAATAACAGTAAAAAACTTCATTATTGCCAATGTAGCCTCAGTTGCTGTATTACTGTTTGTTTTCAAATTAATGTTTCCTAACGTTTTACGCTATTTTAGTATTTTAGAATTGTTTTTTGTAAACCAAATAGGACTACCTTTTAATTCAGGGTCCATTATTGCTGGTATATTATTGATCGCAGCCTTCTATTACGGATTAAAATACACTAACACAAAAAAACTATATAACTATAACACTGGTATACTTTGCCTCTTATTTGTATTGATAGGTTCTTCAACTTGGTTAATGCTTCCTATTAGAGCTAATGCGAATGTTGTTATTAACGAAAACAATCCTTCAAGCGCGCGAGAACTTTTAGCCTACTATAACCTGGAGCAATATCCAGAAACTCATTTATTTTACGGTCCTTTATTTACCGATCAATATACTGGTTTAGACGAAAACGAACCTTATGTAGATGACAAACCTAAATACGAAAAAGACGAAGCTGCTGGTAAATACATTATTGTTAACAATTACAAACGTGCTAAGCAAAATTACAACCATAAACAAGCCGCCTTTTTACCAAGAATGTGGAGTGGTGAAAATGCCGAAAACTACATGTTATTTACTGGCTTTTTAGACTTTAACTTGAAACCGGAATATCAAGGAGAAAACACTTTAGTGCAGTCTGTAATTGACTTTAAAAATGATGTTGCTAAAGGTTTTGTGGATTACGAAGATTATCATAATTTTTTAAAACAATACGGACAATTCGTCACTATAGAAAAACCATCTTTAGCGAGCAATATTTCTTATTTGTTTGAATACCAACTAGGCTACATGTACTGGCGTTATTTTATGTGGAACTTTACTGGTCGCCAAGATGATTTACAAGGACGTTATGACCAACATGGCAACTGGATTAGTGGTATCAAATTTATTGACGAATGGCACTTAGGTCAGTCTCAAGACAATTTACCTAGTGACGTTGCACAAAACAAAGGTCGTAACACGTATTATTTCTTTCCTTTAATATTAGGACTTTTTGGTCTGTTTTTCTTATTTAATAAAGACAAAAAAACATTTTGGGTCACCTTAGTCTTTTTCCTATTTACAGGATTAGCTATTCAAGTGTATACCAACGTTAGACCATTTGAACCTAGAGAACGTGATTACTCTGTAGTGGGCTCATTTTATGTATTTGCAATATGGATTGGTTTAGGGGTTTATGCTATTTTCGATTTACTTAAAAAATATGTAGCAAATAGTGTTTTAGCTCCTGCTGTCACACTAGTATGCTTATTATTAGTACCTACACTAATGGCCTCACAAAATTGGGATGACCATGATAGATCGGAAAAATACACCGCTCTAGCTATGGCCAAAAAGTATTTGGATTCTTGTGGTGAAAACGGAATACTATTCTCTATTGGAGACAATGACACCTTTGCCTTATGGTACGCGCAAGAAATTGAAAACTATCGTACAGATGTTAGGGTTGTCAATACAAGTTTATTCCAAACCGATTGGTATATTGACCAAATGAAGCGTAAAGCTTACAAAAGTGATCCTATTCCCTCTACTTTAACCCATGACAAATACAAACATGGCACAAGAGAGTACCTTATCAAACGCCTAAGATCTAAAGACACTTTAGACATTGGTACTTTTATGAATTTTATAACTAGTGAAGACCCTAAAACGAAGTTAAAGTATGCGTTGCAACAAGAAGGAGAAGACCCTAGCAACTATCCTGAACAATACTTAAATTCTAATTACTTCCCTGTTGAAAACATTAGAGTTCCTGTAGACAAACAATCGGTCTTAGCTAATGGTCTCGTAAAAGCTAAAGATGCTGACTTAATCGAACCTTATTTAGATGTTACTATTTCTAGTAATGCTATTACCAAAAACAGATTACTAATGTTAGACATTGTTGCTAGCAACAATTGGGAGCGTCCAATCCACTTTACTGGTGGTGCGTTTAGTGATGAAGACTACATTTGGATGAAAGACTATTTACAGTTAGACGCCATGGTCTACACATTAGTCCCTATAAAAACCCCTGTTGCCAGAGCAAATCCATTTGACATGGGACGCTTAGATACGGAGTTTATGTATAATAAAGTAGTTAATTGGGATTGGGGTAACAGTGGTAGCGATAAAATTTACCATGATACAGAAACCAGACGCAACTCTATTACTTACAGAGGTAATTTAGCACGCTTAATAGAACAACTAATCAATGAAGAGCAATTAGATAAAGCTGAAGAAATAGCAGATATAGCTATGAAAAACATGCCTGTAAACAAGTATGGCTTCTACACCTTATTAGAGCCTTATATTAGTGCTTACTACGAGGTTAATAAACAAGATAAAGCAAGACAACTATTTAAAGATGTTGCCTCTAAATATCAAGAGAGTTTAAAATATTATAGTACGTTAACAAAAGACAATCAAGATAACAACTTTACAGAAATATTGACAGATATTGAACGCTATAAAGCCTTAGTTGACGTTTTAGTACAATATGATAAATCATTTGCTCAAGAGGAATCTAAGATCTTCACAAACTACCTAGAGCTATTTAAACAATACTACGATAATGAACCGGAGGTTGAAACGAATCCAATCCGCACGGACAAAGATTTACTACAACAATTAGACACGGTCTTAAAAAGCGAATAA
- a CDS encoding universal stress protein — translation MKKILVPTDFSPEAENAVKVAAQLARKHDFEIILLHMLELPFYNLAGNSPPTELPEAVFFMKLAHKKFETLLAQDYLNGLTVHETVDFNEIATGIVDTCNTHEVDLIVMGSHGDEVVKELFIGSNTEKVIRTSKIPVLVIKNEHHHFDIKEFVFASDFKNDNKETYVQAVKLAKILDAKIHLLNVNTPSNFTTTAAAKVRMSEFIGNNPFDNYTINIYNDETIEKGILNFSRIANADLIGISTHGRQGIAHFFNGSISEDLVSHAKRPVITFKI, via the coding sequence ATGAAAAAAATACTCGTTCCAACAGACTTTTCTCCAGAAGCCGAAAATGCCGTAAAAGTTGCTGCCCAATTAGCAAGGAAACATGATTTCGAAATAATCCTGCTTCACATGTTAGAGCTACCATTTTATAATCTTGCTGGAAACTCTCCACCAACAGAACTACCTGAAGCGGTTTTCTTTATGAAATTGGCACACAAAAAATTTGAAACATTATTAGCCCAAGATTACCTAAACGGATTAACCGTTCATGAAACGGTAGACTTTAACGAAATCGCGACAGGTATAGTTGACACCTGCAATACGCATGAGGTCGATTTAATTGTAATGGGGTCGCATGGCGACGAAGTTGTCAAAGAATTATTTATCGGATCTAATACCGAAAAAGTAATCCGCACATCAAAAATACCCGTACTAGTTATCAAAAACGAACACCACCATTTTGATATCAAAGAATTTGTATTTGCTTCCGACTTTAAAAACGACAATAAAGAAACCTATGTACAAGCAGTCAAATTAGCCAAAATACTTGACGCTAAAATACATCTACTTAATGTCAATACGCCTAGCAATTTTACTACAACTGCCGCTGCAAAGGTTAGGATGTCAGAGTTTATTGGAAATAACCCCTTTGACAACTACACGATAAACATCTATAATGATGAAACAATAGAAAAAGGGATTCTTAACTTTTCTAGAATAGCAAATGCTGATTTAATTGGAATAAGCACCCATGGACGACAAGGTATTGCTCACTTTTTTAATGGAAGTATAAGCGAAGACTTAGTAAGCCATGCCAAAAGACCAGTAATAACCTTTAAAATATAA
- the rimP gene encoding ribosome assembly cofactor RimP, producing MFINTVKSLLEEALTERQDLFLIDFSMTGDNAINIIIDGDDGVKVEDCIFISRAIEHNIDREEHDFALEVMSAGAAAPLTLPRQYPRHVGRTLEVTTATQKMEGTLTEVNDDVFTLEWKAREPKPVGKGKVTVNKKENIAYKDVVEAKVIIKF from the coding sequence ATGTTTATAAATACAGTAAAAAGTTTATTAGAAGAAGCCCTAACAGAGCGCCAAGATCTATTTTTAATAGATTTTAGCATGACTGGAGATAATGCTATCAATATAATTATTGATGGAGACGATGGGGTTAAAGTTGAGGATTGCATTTTTATTAGCCGTGCAATAGAGCATAATATAGATAGAGAAGAACATGATTTTGCTCTAGAAGTTATGTCTGCAGGGGCTGCTGCTCCACTAACCTTGCCTAGGCAATATCCTAGACATGTTGGTAGAACATTAGAAGTGACGACTGCAACGCAAAAGATGGAAGGGACCTTAACAGAGGTGAATGACGATGTTTTTACTTTAGAGTGGAAAGCAAGAGAGCCAAAGCCTGTTGGAAAAGGTAAAGTTACCGTTAATAAGAAAGAAAATATTGCCTACAAAGATGTTGTAGAAGCAAAAGTTATAATAAAATTTTAA
- the nusA gene encoding transcription termination factor NusA: MENIALIESFSEFKDDKFIDRVTLMAILEDVFRNALKKKFGDDDNFDIIINPDKGDLEIWRNRVVVADGEVEEPNQEISLSAARKIEPDFEVGEDVSQEVKLFDLGRRAILALRQNLISKIHEHDNSNIFKQFQELVGDLYTAEVHHIRHRAVILLDDEGNEIILPKDKQIPSDFFRKGDNVKGVIDSVELKGNKPTIIMSRTSPKFLEKLFESEIPEVFDGLITIKNIVRIPGEKAKVAVDSYDDRIDPVGACVGMKGSRIHGIVRELGNENIDVINYTTNLQLYITRALSPARVTSIKIDEENKRAEAILKPEEVSKAIGRGGHNIRLAGQLTGYEIDVLREGAEEDVELREFSDEIEDWVIKEFSKAGLDTAKSILEQDVADLVKRTDLEEETILDVIRILKEEFED, encoded by the coding sequence ATGGAGAATATAGCGTTAATTGAATCTTTTTCAGAGTTCAAGGACGACAAGTTTATTGATCGTGTCACCTTAATGGCTATTTTGGAAGATGTGTTTAGAAATGCATTGAAGAAAAAATTTGGAGATGATGATAATTTTGATATTATTATAAACCCAGATAAGGGGGATTTAGAGATTTGGAGAAATCGTGTTGTAGTTGCGGATGGAGAGGTTGAAGAGCCAAATCAAGAGATATCGTTAAGTGCGGCAAGAAAGATTGAGCCAGATTTTGAAGTAGGAGAGGATGTGTCACAGGAAGTTAAGTTATTTGATTTAGGTCGTCGTGCTATTTTAGCGTTACGTCAAAATTTAATCTCTAAAATTCACGAACACGATAATTCTAATATATTCAAGCAGTTTCAAGAGCTTGTTGGAGATTTATATACGGCAGAAGTGCATCATATACGTCACAGAGCAGTGATCTTGTTAGATGATGAAGGGAATGAGATTATTCTTCCAAAGGATAAACAAATTCCATCTGACTTTTTTAGAAAAGGAGATAACGTTAAAGGTGTTATTGATAGTGTTGAGCTTAAAGGTAATAAGCCGACTATTATAATGTCTCGTACGTCGCCTAAGTTTTTAGAAAAACTATTTGAATCTGAAATTCCAGAAGTGTTTGATGGTTTAATTACTATTAAAAATATTGTGCGTATTCCAGGTGAAAAAGCAAAAGTAGCTGTAGATTCGTACGATGATAGAATTGATCCTGTTGGAGCTTGTGTTGGTATGAAAGGATCTCGTATCCACGGTATCGTAAGAGAATTAGGTAATGAAAACATTGATGTTATTAATTACACGACTAACTTACAATTATATATTACAAGAGCATTAAGCCCGGCAAGAGTGACTTCAATCAAGATAGATGAGGAAAACAAACGTGCAGAAGCGATCTTAAAACCTGAAGAGGTAAGTAAGGCGATTGGTAGAGGTGGTCACAATATTAGATTAGCTGGTCAATTAACAGGTTACGAAATTGATGTGTTAAGAGAAGGAGCTGAAGAAGATGTTGAATTAAGAGAATTCTCTGATGAAATCGAAGATTGGGTTATCAAAGAATTTAGTAAAGCAGGTCTAGATACAGCAAAGAGTATTTTAGAGCAAGATGTGGCAGATCTAGTCAAAAGAACAGACTTAGAAGAAGAAACTATTTTAGATGTTATTAGAATTCTTAAGGAAGAATTCGAAGATTAG